One window from the genome of Oryza glaberrima chromosome 3, OglaRS2, whole genome shotgun sequence encodes:
- the LOC127765423 gene encoding potassium transporter 27, giving the protein MGDDVLGRGSRRDQEIVLVDIVDDDDHDDVPAVRRQDSLYVDATRAGGANHRGGQEESWARTLKLAFQCVGILYGDIGTSPLFVYSSTFKDGVRHPDDLLGALSLIIYSFALFTIVKYVFIALRANDDGDGGTFALYTLISRHAKVSLIPNQQAEDELISKYNTGKPQATLRRARWMKELLETNRAVKIWLFLLTILATAMVISDAVLTPAISVLSAVGGLKEKAPNLTTDEIVWITVATLVVLFAIQRFGTDKIGYLFAPIILLWLLLIGCVGIYNTIKFDTGVLRAFNLKYIIDYFRRNKKDGWISLSGILLCFTGTEALFSDLGYFSIRSIQLSFSFGLVPSVLLAYIGQAAYLREHPEHIANTFYRSTPNVMFWPTFILAVAASIIGSQAMISCAFATISHLQTLNCFPRVKILHTSRQYSGQLYIPEVNFLLCVGACLVTIGFKTTVIIGEAHAICVVFVMIITTLLLTIVMLLVWKVSIWYVALFFIVFMSSESIYLSAVLYQFVHGEYVPVSMSVFLMIVMTVWHYVHVKRYEFELEHTVPRDKVKELLERRDIQRVPGVGLFYTDLVQGIPPVFPHLIEKIPSIHSVLIFVSIKHLPIPSVDRSERFIFRHVDKEEYKVFQCVARYGYRDPMEEAKDFVDALTENLQYYIRDVNFYTTGDDQHIFRSTSYASSIAESFASYEKHSGHAVYAEEMLTPAESFSEHTKQLSGRSKHFKQFQVENMNMQKMEKVQQEQQAILREMENGVVYILGESDIVASPHSSLLNKIIVNYIYSFLRKNCRNGEKMLSIPRSQVLKVGIAYEI; this is encoded by the exons ATGGGTGACGATGTGCTGGGCAGAGGGAGCCGACGAGATCAGGAGATCGTCCTCGTCGACATCGTCGACGATGACGATCACGACGACGTgccggcggtgcggcggcaggACTCCCTGTACGTCGACGCGACGAGGGCCGGCGGAGCAAACCACCGTGGAGGCCAG GAGGAGAGCTGGGCGAGGACGTTGAAGCTAGCGTTCCAGTGCGTGGGGATACTGTACGGGGACATCGGGACATCGCCGCTGTTCGTGTACTCGAGCACGTTCAAGGACGGCGTCCGCCACCCGGATGACCTGCTCGGCGCCCTCTCCCTCATCATCTACAGCTTCGCCCTCTTCACCATCGTCAAGTACGTCTTCATCGCCCTCCGcgccaacgacgacggcgacg GTGGAACGTTTGCACTGTACACGCTGATTTCTCGGCATGCGAAGGTGAGCTTGATCCCGAACCAGCAGGCGGAAGACGAGCTCATCTCCAAGTACAACACCGGGAAGCCGCAGGCAACGCTGAGGAGAGCTCGGTGGATGAAGGAGCTTCTCGAGACCAACAGAGCCGTCAAGATTTGGCTCTTCCTTCTCAccatcctcgccaccgccatggTCATCAGCGATGCCGTCCTTACACCGGCCATTTCAG TTCTGTCTGCGGTTGGTGGGCTGAAAGAGAAAGCACCGAACCTGACAACAG ATGAAATCGTGTGGATCACAGTGGCGACTTTGGTAGTCCTGTTTGCAATCCAACGGTTCGGCACAGATAAAATTGGCTACCTGTTTGCGCCGATCATACTCCTGTGGTTGCTCCTCATTGGGTGTGTTGGGATCTACAACACCATTAAGTTTGACACCGGCGTGTTGAGGGCGTTCAACCTGAAATACATTATCGACTACTTCCGAAGGAACAAGAAGGATGGATGGATCTCTCTTAGTGGCATACTCCTCTGCTTCACTG GTACAGAAGCTCTGTTTTCAGATCTAGGATATTTCAGCATTAGATCAATACAG CTAAGCTTCAGCTTTGGTCTAGTCCCTTCAGTGTTGCTTGCTTACATTGGGCAAGCAGCATACTTGAGAGAACATCCAGAGCATATAGCCAACACTTTCTACAGATCAACTCCAA ACGTGATGTTCTGGCCCACGTTCATCCTGGCAGTTGCTGCATCCATTATTGGAAGCCAAGCCATGATATCCTGCGCATTTGCAACCATTTCGCATTTGCAGACACTCAACTGCTTCCCCAGAGTTAAGATACTCCACACATCAAGGCAATATTCAGGACAACTGTACATTCCAGAAGTGAACTTCTTGCTTTGTGTGGGTGCTTGCCTTGTAACAATTGGTTTCAAGACAACCGTGATTATTGGAGAAGCTCACG CAATATGTGTGGTCTTTGTGATGATCATCACAACCCTCCTATTGACAATAGTGATGCTCCTAGTATGGAAGGTCAGCATCTGGTACGTTGCACTATTCTTCATCGTCTTCATGTCATCGGAGTCGATCTACTTATCGGCGGTCCTATACCAATTTGTGCATGGCGAGTATGTACCTGTGTCCATGTCAGTTTTCCTGATGATTGTGATGACTGTCTGGCACTATGTTCATGTCAAAAGATATGAATTTGAGCTTGAGCACACTGTGCCCCGTGACAAGGTGAAGGAGCTCTTGGAGCGCCGTGACATACAGAGGGTTCCTGGGGTAGGGCTCTTCTACACCGATCTTGTTCAAGGCATACCCCCGGTGTTCCCTCACCTCATTGAAAAGATCCCTTCCATCCACTCTGTGCTCATCTTTGTCTCTATCAAGCACTTGCCGATTCCGTCGGTCGATAGGTCCGAGCGATTCATCTTTCGACATGTCGACAAAGAAGAGTACAAGGTGTTCCAATGCGTGGCGCGGTACGGTTATCGAGACCCCATGGAGGAGGCCAAGGACTTTGTTGATGCACTTACTGAGAACCTCCAGTACTACATAAGGGATGTTAACTTCTACACTACAGGCGATGATCAACATATATTCAGGAGTACCAGCTATGCCAGTTCCATTGCTGAAAGTTTTGCCAGCTATGAGAAACACTCTGGGCATGCAGTCTATGCAGAGGAGATGCTTACACCAGCCGAATCCTTCTCTGAGCATACAAAGCAACTTAGTGGCAGAAGCAAGCATTTTAAACAATTTCAG GTAGAGAATATGAACATGCAAAAGATGGAGAAGGTACAACAGGAGCAGCAGGCTATCCTCAGAGAGATGGAGAATGGTGTTGTGTACATACTTGGAGAGAGTGACATAGTGGCAAGCCCTCACTCCTCGCTTCTCAACAAGATCATTGTCAATTACATCTATTCTTTCCTTAGAAAAAACTGTAGAAATGGCGAGAAGATGTTGTCTATTCCTCGCAGCCAAGTACTAAAGGTTGGAATCGCATATGAGATATAA
- the LOC127765379 gene encoding probable potassium transporter 16, whose product MAQQQAGARGSKLEIVAARGGSGGSSSAGDAEAPPLDVLRQDSLYRDATRPAHGHHGQESWMRTLRLGFQCVGILHADLGTSPLYVYQNTFKYGIKHEDDIIGVLSLIIYSFVLFTMVKIVFIALHANDDGDGGTFALYSLISRYAKVCLIPNQQAEDELVTRYNDHGKPPATLRRAQWMKSQLEKKPAKIAVFFLTIFATALAISDCVLNPSVSVLSAVNGLKLRAPHLTTDEVVWITVGILVVFFAVQRFGTDKIGYTFAPVVVVWLLLISGIGIYDLVKYDVGVLRAFNPKYIIDYFRRNKKDGWVQLGEVLLTFTGTEALFADLGYFSIKSIQLSSTFVLLPSVLCTYIGQAAYLRKHMDQQHIQNAFFNSIPRPLFWPMFVLAIMTSVIGCQAMVSCAFATMSHLQTLNCFPRIKILHTSRRYSGQLYSPEVNFFLCLLSCVITLSFRTTGFIVKAHEICVVLVMVITTILMTIVMLLVWKVNIWWIVLFFVVFMSTETVYLSAVLYKFTKGPYMPLAMSAVLMVIMFVWHYVHVKRYKFELEHTVSPNKVRELLERRDLKRVPGVGLFYTELVQGIPPIFPHLIEKIPTIHSVIVFISMKHLPIPHVDVSERFLFRQVEPKECMVFRCVARYGYRDTLEMADDFVTTLVEYLQYYIRDLNLYNTVEPLKMSCPSIRIDSFSWDRRPSGHGIYAEEMLTPIQSFSELTMHPVGMSSRLAQFQTTKMSLEEMLKIEEDQKLIQREVDNGVVYILGESEVVAKPHSNLLKKVVVNYIFNFLRKNSRKGEKMLSIPRRKLLKVGITYEI is encoded by the exons atggcacAGCAGCAAGCCGGTGCAAGAGGCAGCAAGCTGGAGATCGTCGCCGCCCGGGGAGGaagtggcggcagcagcagcgccggcgATGCGGAGGCGCCGCCGTTGGACGTCCTGAGGCAGGACTCCCTCTACCGCGACGCGACGCGGCCGGCCCACGGCCACCATGGACAG gagagctggatgaggacgCTGCGGCTGGGGTTCCAGTGCGTGGGAATCCTGCACGCCGACCTCGGCACGTCGCCGCTCTACGTGTACCAGAACACCTTCAAGTACGGCATCAAGCACGAGGACGACATCATCGGCGTCCTCTCCCTCATCATCTACAGCTTCGTGCTATTCACCATGGTCAAGATCGTCTTCATCGCCCTCCACGCcaacgacgatggcgacg GTGGGACATTTGCTCTGTACTCGTTGATCTCGCGGTACGCCAAGGTGTGCCTGATCCCAAACCAGCAAGCCGAGGATGAGCTGGTGACGAGGTACAACGACCACGGGaagccgccggcgacgctgcGGAGGGCGCAGTGGATGAAGAGCCAGCTCGAGAAGAAGCCCGCCAAGATTGCTGTCTTCTTCCTCACCATCTTCGCCACCGCGCTGGCCATCAGCGACTGTGTGCTAAACCCTTCAGTCTCTG TACTGTCGGCGGTCAACGGCTTGAAACTTAGAGCACCTCATCTGACAACAG ACGAAGTGGTCTGGATCACGGTGGGAATACTGGTGGTGTTTTTCGCAGTGCAACGGTTTGGCACTGACAAGATTGGCTACACATTTGCCCCGGTTGTTGTTGTGTGGCTGTTACTCATCTCAGGGATTGGCATCTATGACTTGGTCAAGTACGATGTCGGTGTCTTGAGGGCGTTCAACCCCAAATATATCATCGATTATTTCCGACGAAATAAGAAGGACGGATGGGTCCAGCTCGGTGAAGTTCTTCTTACATTTACCg GCACAGAAGCTCTCTTTGCTGATTTAGGATACTTCAGCATCAAATCAATTCAG TTAAGCTCTACCTTTGTCTTGCTCCCATCAGTGTTATGCACCTACATTGGGCAAGCAGCATACCTAAGGAAACACATGGATCAGCAGCACATACAAAACGCTTTCTTCAATTCCATTCCAA GACCTCTGTTCTGGCCAATGTTCGTTCTCGCTATCATGACGTCAGTCATCGGTTGCCAAGCCATGGTGTCTTGTGCCTTTGCAACCATGTCACACTTGCAGACACTGAATTGTTTCCCACGGATTAAGATACTGCACACATCAAGGCGTTATTCAGGACAGTTGTACAGTCCTGAAGTGAACTTCTTCCTCTGCCTACTTTCCTGTGTAATCACCTTAAGTTTCAGGACGACAGGTTTCATTGTCAAAGCACATG AAATTTGTGTGGTCCTTGTGATGGTTATCACAACTATCCTGATGACTATAGTCATGCTTCTCGTATGGAAAGTAAATATTTGGTGGATCGTTCTATTCTTTGTCGTCTTCATGTCAACGGAGACCGTCTACCTATCAGCAGTTCTCTACAAGTTCACAAAAGGACCATACATGCCCTTGGCTATGTCAGCTGTTCTAATGGTGATCATGTTCGTGTGGCACTACGTGCATGTGAAGCGATACAAGTTTGAGCTTGAACATACCGTATCACCTAATAAGGTCAGAGAGCTCCTTGAACGGCGTGATCTAAAGAGGGTTCCTGGTGTGGGGCTCTTCTACACTGAATTGGTGCAAGGCATCCCACCGATATTCCCTCACCTTATCGAGAAAATCCCGACCATTCACTCGGTGATCGTGTTCATCTCTATGAAGCACTTGCCTATCCCTCATGTCGATGTCTCGGAGCGCTTCCTCTTCCGGCAAGTGGAGCCCAAGGAGTGCATGGTGTTTCGATGTGTCGCACGATATGGATATCGGGATACTCTAGAGATGGCTGATGACTTTGTCACCACTCTTGTCGAGTACCTCCAGTACTATATCCGGGACCTAAATCTATACAACACGGttgagccactcaagatgagctGCCCAAGCATTAGAATTGATAGTTTTTCCTGGGATAGACGACCCTCAGGGCATGGCATTTATGCCGAGGAGATGCTTACACCAATCCAATCATTTTCTGAGCTCACAATGCATCCTGTTGGTATGAGCAGCCGATTAGCGCAATTCCAA ACAACTAAGATGAGCCTTGAAGAGATGTTGAAGATTGAGGAAGACCAAAAGTTGATCCAACGAGAAGTGGACAATGGTGTGGTTTACATACTTGGGGAGAGTGAAGTGGTAGCGAAACCACATTCCAACCTGCTTAAGAAAGTTGTTGTAAACTACATATTCAACTTTCTGAGGAAAAACTCTCGAAAAGGAGAGAAGATGTTGTCTATTCCACGCCGCAAGTTGCTCAAGGTTGGAATCACGTATGAAATATAA